CTCCGAGATGCTGACGCGTCCCCGCCCCGCAGGCCACTGAGCAACGAGGCATAGCGCCCACCGACCTCTGGGCCCGCTTTCCCGGGCCGCTCGCTCGCTTCTTCGCCGTGCTGGAGCGGTCCGGGTCCAGGGTGGCCCGCAGGGCCATCGGCGAAGCCGACGCGGAGCGTCAGCGGAGCGCCCTTGACGCGGACCGCGGAAGCACGACACTGGCCAAGAAGCGGGCGGCCCCCACAGCACTTACGAACGCGATCAAGTCAATCGCCCGTGCCATCTTGCCAGGGCGGCCTCTTTCGAAGAGTGCATCACCTCCCCGCCACCGGGGCGACGCCGGCAGAATGCTCACGTGCCAGACGCCGTCCCGTCCTCACCCGCAGTCTCCGCCCGCATGAGCCGCCAGCTTTCCCGCGACACGGCCCCCGAGGTGGCGGTCCGACGGCTGCTGCACGCATCGGGTCTGCGTTACCGCGTGAATGTGCCAGTGCCCGGCATGCCCCGCCGCACCATCGACATCGTCTTCCCCAAGGCCAAGATCGCGATCTTCCTTGACGGCTGCTTCTGGCACGGCTGCCCCCAACACGCAACGCATCCAAAAGCCAACTCGGAGTGGTGGCGAGTGAAGCTCGACAAGAACATGGCGCGGGACATCGAGACCACTAAGCACCTGACCTCGGAAGGGTGGACCGTACTGCGCTTCTGGGAACACGAATCGGTTGAGGACATCACCCGCCAAGTCACCGCCACCGTGGCGGCGAAGCGGGCGGCCACCAACAAGCACTGACGCCGAGCCCGGAAGCAACTCCGAGACCTTGACGTTGTGTCCACTTTCACCGGATATCACAGCAGTTTCCCTGCGGGCGGGGCAAAAATCCTGCTCTCGCGCGCAGTTGTGGCGTTGATTGACTTATCGATGACAGCCCCACCCAATAATGTGTGGGACTTGTGAACGCAGGCCCTGGGTCTGGGTCTCAATGTCGGTGACGCATGAGCCGGTTCATCCGACCGAGGACCCTGCGGACCAGTCGGCGGAACGAAAGAGAGCGGGGGCGGTCGACCTCATGACCGACGATTTCGACGCGATGTACGAGACGTTCCAGGCGCTCGTGGAGACGTTCCCTCCCTCGGAGGCCGTGAAGCGGCTGGAGATACTGGGCGTTGAGCAAGACGTCGTCGAGCGAATCCGTGAGCGGCACGAGCAGCAGATGATCCGCATCAAGGAGCTCGAAGAACCGCACGCGGTCGTCATGGGCAACCGGGACACCTGGTACACGGGCCCGCAGGTAAAGGACAAGTGCTGGCCCGCGATCGTGAAGCTGCTCCGAAAGGACGGTTGGCCGGAGGAGCCCGCCATTCGGGACCTCGACGACTCCTCGACCCGAGTCGTCTCGTTGTTGAACCACCCCAAGGAGAGGGCATTCTCCACTCGGGGCCTCGTCGTCGGGTACGTGCAGTCGGGAAAGACGACCAACTTCACGTCGGTCATGGCCAAGGCCGCCGACCGTGGATACAAGCTCTTCATCGTTCTGGCCGGCATCCACAACGGACTGCGGCGCCAGACCCAGGCCCGACTCGTCCAACAGCTCGTGGAGCCCAATCCCTCGATGTGGTCCCAACTGACCGGGCTTGAGAAGGATTTCACTCCGCAGGAGAACCCCGCTTCCTACTTCGGCAAGAGCAACAAGACGCACGTCTTGTGTGTGGTGAAGAAGAACGCCACCGTCCTGCGCAAGCTCGCCCGTTGGCTGGACAAGGCTTCGGACTACCTGAAGGACTGTCCCGCGCTGATCATCGACGACGAGGCCGACCAGGCCACGGTGGCCACGAAGTCCATCAATCCACTGATCCTCAGCATCATGAGCAGCCTTCCGCGCTCCGCATACGTGGGGTACACGGCATCTCCGTTCGCCAACCTGCTGATCGATCCGAGCGCCGAGGACCTCTACCCGCGCGACTTCATCGTCAACCTGCCAAAGCCGCGGGGTCACTTCGGCACCGAGGTTCTGTTCGGACGCTATGCGCTGGACGGCGAGAACGAGGACGACGTCGATGACGGCCACGACATGATCCGCTCAGTCCCGGTCGACGACATACCCTGCGTGCGCCCCGAGACGAAGGCCGATGTCGACGGCTTCGAGCCGGTCATCACCGAAACCCTGCGCAAAGCAATCGAGTACTTCTGGCTGGTCACGGCCGCTCGTCGCGTTCGCGGCTCGGGCAACCCGCACAGCACGATGTTGATTCACACCAGCGTCAACACCTCTGTGCACAACAGCTTCAAACGACCTCTGGAACACCTGCGGGAGACGACGGCCAAGTCGCTTGCCGAGAAGACTGTTC
This region of Streptomyces chromofuscus genomic DNA includes:
- a CDS encoding very short patch repair endonuclease; the protein is MSRQLSRDTAPEVAVRRLLHASGLRYRVNVPVPGMPRRTIDIVFPKAKIAIFLDGCFWHGCPQHATHPKANSEWWRVKLDKNMARDIETTKHLTSEGWTVLRFWEHESVEDITRQVTATVAAKRAATNKH
- a CDS encoding Z1 domain-containing protein; translated protein: MTDDFDAMYETFQALVETFPPSEAVKRLEILGVEQDVVERIRERHEQQMIRIKELEEPHAVVMGNRDTWYTGPQVKDKCWPAIVKLLRKDGWPEEPAIRDLDDSSTRVVSLLNHPKERAFSTRGLVVGYVQSGKTTNFTSVMAKAADRGYKLFIVLAGIHNGLRRQTQARLVQQLVEPNPSMWSQLTGLEKDFTPQENPASYFGKSNKTHVLCVVKKNATVLRKLARWLDKASDYLKDCPALIIDDEADQATVATKSINPLILSIMSSLPRSAYVGYTASPFANLLIDPSAEDLYPRDFIVNLPKPRGHFGTEVLFGRYALDGENEDDVDDGHDMIRSVPVDDIPCVRPETKADVDGFEPVITETLRKAIEYFWLVTAARRVRGSGNPHSTMLIHTSVNTSVHNSFKRPLEHLRETTAKSLAEKTVLRRLRTLWDEETARVRAEDFCETKVPFDSLLAELPGVLRNCRVIMDNSSSEDRLDYENGPVVAIAVGGNTLSRGLTLEGLAVSYFVRAVSAYDTLLQMGRWFGFRNGYADLPRIWMTDELAEWFRHLATVETEMRRDIDIYMTEAETPLTFAVRLRTHPALRVTAAAKMRSAVTASSSYGGRGVQTHYFHTNAEWLRGNIVASQELVAAAAANAVRVEDRSQEGRFIFRDVPYDVVTNFLASYKFHEKSPENDPDLISAYIQKRVSAADSLRRWNVAIIGNPEGEPFTFAPSVTVGRVTRSRLAVTNPDPDFADIKSLLGPRDAAVDLSGITTKVNERALKDARSAQLPDTGLLLLYPIDKTSAPGPGKNLRAPLNAQEHVIGVGLVFPEPRHGDSTVEKYISADLSGVRIEDEDLSSLLEGEDS